One Malania oleifera isolate guangnan ecotype guangnan chromosome 9, ASM2987363v1, whole genome shotgun sequence DNA segment encodes these proteins:
- the LOC131164227 gene encoding AT-hook motif nuclear-localized protein 23-like, producing MAGLDLGTASRYLHNLHRPDLHSEDDASNRGQYSGDPHDDGTTHQGLELVAAASAGPGDLVARRPRGRPPGSKNKPKPPVIITRESANTLRAHILEVSSGSDVFDCVATYARRRQRGICVLSGSGTVTNVSLRQPAAAGAVVTLHGRFEILSLSGSFLPPPAPPGATSLTIFLAGGQGQVVGGSVVGELTAAGPVIVIAASFTNVAYERLPLEEEEAPQLQVQQQSSGGGGGGGGGMGSNNPFPDPASGLPFFNLPLNMPNCQLPVDWAGSSGGRPPF from the coding sequence ATGGCCGGTCTGGATTTAGGCACTGCATCTCGTTACCTTCACAACCTTCACCGGCCGGACTTGCACTCTGAAGACGACGCTTCCAACAGGGGTCAGTACTCCGGCGACCCCCACGACGACGGCACCACCCACCAAGGCCTCGAGCTCGTCGCCGCAGCTTCCGCCGGTCCAGGAGACCTCGTCGCGCGCCGGCCGCGCGGCCGTCCTCCCGGTTCGAAGAACAAGCCCAAGCCTCCGGTAATCATAACGAGAGAAAGCGCGAACACGCTCCGGGCTCACATTCTCGAGGTGAGCAGCGGCAGCGATGTTTTCGACTGCGTCGCAACCTACGCGAGGCGGCGCCAGCGCGGGATCTGCGTCCTGAGCGGCAGCGGCACGGTGACGAACGTGAGCCTACGGCAGCCGGCGGCGGCAGGGGCTGTGGTGACGCTGCATGGGAGGTTCGAGATACTGTCTTTGTCGGGATCGTTTCTGCCACCGCCGGCGCCGCCGGGGGCCACGAGCTTGACGATATTTTTGGCGGGGGGGCAGGGGCAGGTGGTGGGGGGAAGCGTGGTCGGGGAGCTGACCGCGGCGGGGCCGGTCATCGTGATCGCGGCGTCGTTCACGAACGTGGCGTATGAGAGGCTGCCGCTTGAGGAGGAGGAGGCGCCGCAGCTTCAGGTGCAGCAGCAGTCGTCGGGGGGCGGTGGCGGAGGCGGGGGAGGGATGGGGAGCAATAACCCTTTTCCGGACCCGGCGTCGGGGCTACCGTTCTTCAATTTGCCGCTGAATATGCCGAATTGTCAGTTGCCGGTGGACTGGGCGGGGAGCTCCGGTGGACGGCCGCCGTTCTGA